The genome window TGACTATGACTGCTTTTTTGCTTATGGCAGAGAGGATATTGAAGTTTACGATACCGTGCGTCCTGCCGGAACTTATCTGCGTGCCTTTTGTATAGGCGGCTGGGACAAACTTGAAACGATTTACCGAAATATCATCAAGTTCGCAGATAAAAATCAAATGGATTTATTTGGATATGCCTATGAAGAAGGCTTAAACGAAATGTCCTTACAAGACCGTGACGACTACATTACAATGATCACGGTCGGCTGTAAAACGAAAAAATAGATATATATGTATCAAGCCGATTGCATTTCTGCAAGCGGCTTGTGTGTTTTAATAGGCAGGTGCGCCATATCCAAGTATCTCGTAATAACCAATAGAATACTCATTGACTCGGCAGCTATCGCCGGAATTGCCCTCAACGGTGTAAACGATACCGTTTTCGACTTTATAAAAAATAACTACATACAACAAAATCGGCAGGGTGATAAAATATCATCCCTGCCAATTTTAACCTATCTGTAAATCAAGTCAACATTCACAATTTCTGTTGCTCTGTTCCGAATATTATTCATAGCACCTACCCACGCCATCATATCCGCCGCTTTCAGGCTCTCCGTGATCCCTTCCTTCGCCGCCCTCTGCTTAATTAACCGAGAAAATATTTCCTCTGCCTGCTTGTCAATGTCGGCAAGGTAAGTGTTCAATTTTCCGCTTGTGAGCAAGGTAGTGTATGTTGCTCTTTTATGCTCTTGAAAATAGCGTTTGTGCCGTTGTCCCCATACGCCGATAGGGTTTGTTTCTTCTTCGGGCAGTTTTAAATCAGGAAGAAAGTAATCTCCAACCTGTGTATAAGTGCCGCCCATTTCTTCAAATAATGATTTCATTGCAATTCCCTCTAAATATGAGTTTTAGATTTTTTGCAATATACCGTACCGATTGTCTTTACCACTTGTTTTCAAAACCTTCGTTACGGCACCTCATCATTAAAGTCCTACCTTTTTTTTCAATGTATTGAAGAATATACGGATATAGATGTTTTCAAAAAAAAGCTAATAATGAGTATGATTTAGTAATACTTCCACCGAGAAAAGTTTGTGAAAACGAAGATTTTATTACAATGGCAATTAATTATTGTAAGAATGGATTAGTATATGCAGGTCAGTATAATAAAAATGTTAAAAGTACAAAATTTTTTTGGTGCGAGAATAACAAGTACAAGTATGTTGCAAAAACAAAGTTTGAAGGGATAATAAATTGCCCGTTAATTGTTATTTTGAGTGATCAATATGAGGCGATAGCGATACAATGTAAACTAAATAAATTGTTTATAGAAGAAGGGTATCAGAGTATAGGAATATCAGATTATCCTTTCGCGTATCTTTATGGTTTAGAATATATTGATACACAAGATGTATCAGTATCTATTTTAGCACATTTGTATGAAATATATTGTCCTGATATAATGATTTTGAATTTGCAAAAAGGTAGTCTGCAACATATGGCGAATGAAAGCGATTTTTTTATCTTTTTACAAAAGAGTAGGGAAATGAAGTCAAAAACTAGTATGCCTATAAATAATTTAAATTATGTTGAATTAATTGGTAATGTAGAAGAAATGGATATCCACTTTTTATATGATAAAATTATTCATTATTTTGGTGTGCAATAAATATATGGAAGTCATAATGGCATGAATATATGCAATCGATAAGCGGAATGCTTTTGGTAAGGTTCTTTTAGTGAGAGGCTTCCGGTAATTGGTATAATTTTGCGATTAATGATGAATATTCCGGTCTTCGTTTCCCTACAGTTTAGTCAATAGGAAAACGATAAGAGGTAAGCTTGGACGTTTTCTATATAAGAAATTTCATCATTGTAAAGCCTACTAACGCAACAGGAACTGTAATTTGACTGTTGGCAGAGAGTTTTGTTAAGTTCATAAAATCAGTTCTTTTTATTCTTGAAATTTAAAGAAAACTTGAGGTCGCTTTTATTATATCTAAATCAGGAGGAAAAGTAAACCGAACACAGAAAAATCAGTAGAAAAATTGTAAAAAAGGACTATTCTTTTTTGAAAAAAAGTGTATACTTTTAAAGTATTTTTAAAAATAATATAGCAGAACCCTGTTTGAAGATTAGGACAGGATTCGATTCGGACGAGGAAGCCCCAGAAGTCAGAGGCCGTCTGGAGGCCTACCCGGATCATTTCCGGCTTTTGCTGGACGGAGAAAAGCTGGTGGGATTTGTGAATGGAATGGTGACGGATCTGCCGGATCTTACCGACGAGATGTATGAGAATGCAGCGATGCATGACGAGAACGGGAAATGGCAGATGATTTTTGGGGTGGATACCATACCGGAATATCGGAACCAGGGGTGCGCGGGACGCCTTCTGGCGCGGGCAATCGAGGACGCCAGAGGGCAGAACCGGGAGGGATTGGTTCTTACCTGCAAGGAGAAGCTGCTCCATTATTATGCAAAATTTGGATTTGTAAATGAAGGGATTTCTGAATCGGTTCACGGGAATGTGACCTGGTATCAGATGAGACTGAAGTTTTAAAGCAGGGAACGGAAGTGTTGCTTGCTTACCTGGTGTGTGGATTCACAGCTCTCATTTTTGTCCTGCAGGAGTATGCTGCTCTATTCTACGACACCCTCACTTTCAAAGAACTGTGCGACTGTCATGCATTTTGGGTGTTCCATATCAAGGCAGAGAAAATCTTTGTCCCCTGTCAGGATAATGTCAACATCCGATACAATTGCCGCATTTAAGATGGGCTGGTCTTTCGCGTCCCTTATCAGCTTTTCCGCATGGTCTACCGCCGGAATCAGCTCATAGGACATTTCAGCAAGCAGGACTTCCGCATCCGGCAGATACTTCGGTGCTTTCCGTCTCAAAATATCGCGCAATTCTGCGATGTTCCGGTCACATAAGACAATTTCGTGATGATCTGCAACATACAAAAGAGCCTGCGCTGGTTTCGACCGTGGAAATGCCAATGCAGAAAATAGGATATTTGTATCAATCAGGATCCGCATTTTACCTGTCCTTTCCGTACCGTACTTCGTCTACAAGTGCCTGAATGTCATCCTCGCTGGTAATTCCCATAGTTTCAGCAGCGCCGGAAAAAGCCGCCTGCGCTTTGCGGATGGCCTGTGTGGATGCGTTACTCATAACAATTTCTCCGTCCTGTTTTTGGAAAAATAAGATTTTATCGCCGGACTTTAAGCCAAGCAGACGGCGAATTTCAACAGGAACTGTAATTTGACCGTTGGCAGAGAGTTTTGCTAAGTTCATAAAATCAGTCCTTTCTATTCTTGAGATTTAAAGAAAACTTGAGGTCACTTTTATTATATCCAAATCAGAAGGAAAAGTAAACCGAACACAGAAAAAACAGTATAAAAATTGTAAAAAAGGACTATTCTTTTTTAAAAAAAAGGTGTATACTTTTAAAGTAT of Roseburia hominis contains these proteins:
- a CDS encoding TnpV protein yields the protein MKSLFEEMGGTYTQVGDYFLPDLKLPEEETNPIGVWGQRHKRYFQEHKRATYTTLLTSGKLNTYLADIDKQAEEIFSRLIKQRAAKEGITESLKAADMMAWVGAMNNIRNRATEIVNVDLIYR
- a CDS encoding GNAT family N-acetyltransferase, with the translated sequence MKIRTGFDSDEEAPEVRGRLEAYPDHFRLLLDGEKLVGFVNGMVTDLPDLTDEMYENAAMHDENGKWQMIFGVDTIPEYRNQGCAGRLLARAIEDARGQNREGLVLTCKEKLLHYYAKFGFVNEGISESVHGNVTWYQMRLKF
- a CDS encoding putative toxin-antitoxin system toxin component, PIN family → MRILIDTNILFSALAFPRSKPAQALLYVADHHEIVLCDRNIAELRDILRRKAPKYLPDAEVLLAEMSYELIPAVDHAEKLIRDAKDQPILNAAIVSDVDIILTGDKDFLCLDMEHPKCMTVAQFFESEGVVE
- a CDS encoding AbrB/MazE/SpoVT family DNA-binding domain-containing protein, whose translation is MNLAKLSANGQITVPVEIRRLLGLKSGDKILFFQKQDGEIVMSNASTQAIRKAQAAFSGAAETMGITSEDDIQALVDEVRYGKDR